The Paenibacillus mucilaginosus 3016 genome includes the window AGTAGGCGGGGAACCACCAGCTATATCAAAGTGTATGAGGCTGCCTGCAGGATCGGCGGTCTTTTTTCGCGCACGGTGAAAGATATCATACTGATTTTAATGATTTTGCAATGGATGCTCCCGCCGGGTTATGCGGAGGCTGCGGCTTTATTCGCTGACCGGGAGGAGCCGATCTGCTTTGGCCATTATCATCCCGTTCACTTCTTCGGGGCGACGGCGCCCCTGTTTCTGAACCCGGGCTCGCTGGGGTGTAATCATCAGCCGCTGGCCCGCTTGGCGTTAGTCGAAGTGGACGACAAGGGAACCCTTGAGCTCATGGCCGCCGGCTGCGACAATACCGGATTCTTAAGGTCTTATGACGTGCTGCAAGTTCCGGACGGGAGTTGATTCGGAAGATTTTTCATGGCGGACAGCGCCCTTAGCGTATCCTTCTCCAAAATGG containing:
- a CDS encoding metallophosphoesterase, with the protein product MILQWMLPPGYAEAAALFADREEPICFGHYHPVHFFGATAPLFLNPGSLGCNHQPLARLALVEVDDKGTLELMAAGCDNTGFLRSYDVLQVPDGS